A genomic region of Papaver somniferum cultivar HN1 chromosome 7, ASM357369v1, whole genome shotgun sequence contains the following coding sequences:
- the LOC113298734 gene encoding serine carboxypeptidase-like 51 — protein MAKNSTTLLTLLACLIPSLLVLSSLSLSHGGISITSGMQDESEQWGYVEVRPKCHMFWWIYRSPYRVEDPSKPWPIILWLQGGPGASGVGTGNFQEVGPLDTNLSPRNSTWLRKADLLFVDNPVGSGFSYVENEEDLVTTDDEAATDLTTLLKELFNKNETLQKSPLYIVAESYGGKFAVTLGLSALKAIKANELKLKLGGVALGDSWISPEDYVFSWGPLLKDVSRLGTNAAEKSNSMAVKIKQQIKDGKLIDATESWGKLEELIIANSNSVDFYNFLLDSTNDPLSLSTTAYSSKQEPLQRYSKYLDLKTSSSGNSFDLAGFMNGIIKKKLKIIPDNVNWGGQSGIVFTAFEGDFMTPRINEVDMLLAEGVNVTIYNGQLDLICATKGTEAWVNKLKWEGLKNFLSLDRTPLYCQDDKGSNRATKAFTKTYKNLQFYWILGAGHFIPVDQPCVALQMITNITQSPAVSSYGSETHEERPVQNQEIRQEMKKKMHRKELARLQAYMK, from the exons ATGGCGAAAAACTCTACTACTCTCCTCACACTCCTCGCATGTCTAATCCCTTCACTTCTTGTTTTATCTTCTCTTTCACTCTCTCATGGAGGAATTTCCATAACTAGTGGAATGCAAGATGAATCTGAACAATGGGGTTACGTCGAAGTCAGACCCA AATGTCATATGTTTTGGTGGATTTATAGAAGTCCATATAGAGTTGAAGATCCTTCTAAACCATGGCCGATTATTCTATGGTTACAAGGCGGACCA GGTGCATCAGGAGTTGGGACAGGAAATTTTCAAGAAGTTGGACCCTTAGATACAAATTTAAGTCCAAGGAATTCAACATGGTTAAGGAAAGCAGATCTTTTGTTCGTC GATAATCCAGTTGGAAGTGGATTTAGTTATGTGGAGAATGAGGAAGATTTAGTGACAACTGATGATGAGGCAGCAACTGACTTGACAACTTTATTGAAAGAACTCTTCAACAAAAATGAGACACTTCAAAAGAGCCCTTTGTATATTGTAGCAGAGTCTTATGGAGGAAAATTTGCTGTTACTTTAGGGTTATCAGCTCTTAAAGCCATCAAAGCCAATGAATTGAAGCTTAAACTTGGAG GTGTTGCTTTGGGAGATAGCTGGATTTCTCCTGAAGATTATGTG TTTTCATGGGGTCCTCTACTCAAAGATGTATCACGGTTAGGTACCAATGCAGCAGAGAAATCGAACAG CATGGCTGTGAAAATTAAGCAGCAAATTAAGGATGGCAAACTAATAGATGCAACTGAATCGTGGGGTAAACTCGAAGAATTGATTATTGCAAACAGTAATTCGGTG GATTTTTACAATTTCCTATTGGATTCTACCAATGACCCACTTTCATTGTCAACAACGGCGTattcatcaaaacaagaacccttGCAGAGGTACTCAAAATACCTTGATTTGAAGACGTCTTCTTCAGGAAATAGTTTTGATCTTGCTGGCTTCATGAATGGGATCATCAAAAAGAAGCTCAAAATCATCCCTGATAATGTTAA CTGGGGAGGACAATCGGGGATTGTTTTCACTGCTTTTGAAGGTGATTTCATGACCCCAAGGATCAACGAG GTTGATATGCTCTTAGCTGAAGGGGTGAATGTGACAATATACAATGGGCAG CTTGATCTCATCTGTGCAACCAAGGGGACTGAAGCATGGGTTAACAAACTCAA GTGGGAAGGGCTCAAAAATTTCCTGAGCTTGGACAGAACTCCTCTTTACTGTCAGGATGATAAGGGCAGCAATAGAGCTACCAAAGCATTTACAAAGACATACAAGAATCTACAATTTTACTGGATTCTAGGGGCTGGGCATTTT ATTCCTGTTGATCAACCTTGTGTTGCCCTACAAATgataactaatatcacacagtcCCCTGCCGTTTCATCATATGGAAGTGAAACCCATGAAGAAAGACCAGTACAAAATCAAGAAATCAGacaagaaatgaagaagaaaatgcaTAGAAAAGAGTTGGCACGGCTTCAAGCTTACATGAAGTGA
- the LOC113298736 gene encoding vacuolar protein-sorting-associated protein 37 homolog 1-like, producing MFKYLWGTGGSQEEQIRPPMDLYYRPSTSANSNNHLNLQQLSDSLMSLPSSQCSPADSVSIKELLNKKSVDEIEKLQSDKNAYDQFLLSLEEVKIQNNVYDELQKETLQIARGNLEKEPRILELKDQCEIIRTKDLAAALEKLNRLESQKEESIRGFSPSVLLQELQEAMDKAEDETENLQRRLTSKETEPAMFVQECKKLRMTYQRRALIHLAAQTSIPG from the exons ATGTTCAAGTATCTCTG GGGTACTGGTGGTTCTCAAGAGGAACAAATTAGGCCACCAATGGATTTGTATTATCGGCCTTCTACATCAGCTAACTCAAATAATCACCTTAATCTCCAACAACTCTCGGATTCGCTGATGTCGTTGCCTAGTTCCCAATGTTCACCGGCTGATTCTGTAAGCATTAAGGAGTTGTTGAATAAGAAAAG TGTCGACGAGATAGAGAAACTACAATCAGACAAGAATGCGTACGATCAATTCTTACTTTcgcttgaagaagtgaagattcAAAACAAT GTATACGACGAACTGCAGAAGGAAACATTGCAGATTGCAA GGGGAAATTTAGAAAAGGAGCCACGCATTTTGGAGCTCAAAGATCAG TGTGAAATAATTCGAACAAAAGACCTTGCTGCAGCCCTGGAGAAACTAAACAGACTAGAGAGCCAAAAGGAAGAGAGTATTAGGGGTTTTTCTCCCTCCGTGCTTCTTCAAGAGCTGCAAG aagcCATGGATAAAGCAGAAGATGAAACTGAGAACCTTCAAAGACGGCTCACTAGTAAGGAGACTGAGCCAGCTATGTTTGTGCAAGAGTGTAAAAAGCTGCGCATGACCTATCAAAGACGAGCACTTATTCATCTTGCAGCTCAGACATCGATCCCTGGATGA
- the LOC113298735 gene encoding uncharacterized protein LOC113298735, with translation MGRNSTSPPDPENNSGDQTGVVYSIRDRFRLKRNPINHSDNINNVEDGGGGGDRKMDRQWRNRSHHNRIVRKGFSFKITYFLYGAAILAFLVFVVGSISLQTSISSVFTSGSDRISIFTRKNGLKYGDNLKFLPTTKLLQRFDTQASLLDRLRIESRVAIRPPRLALILGNMDKDPVTLMLYTVVKSLKEPGYSFKMYAVDDGDAGPLWESIGGRVSILGANSSLYIDWSIYEGVIVNSLEAKEAISSIMQEPFCSIPLIWIVEEDILARRFAKYVEMGWEHLILEWRNALSRADVVVFPDYSLPLLYSVLDTGNFFVIPGSPVDVWGAETFAKSHSKFQARKANGLDRDDMVILVVGSSFFYDKLSWDYAVAMHTIGPLLMKFTRKEAEVSLKFVFLCGNSTDGYNDALQDVASRLNLPRGSLMHYGLDGDVNSVLLMADIVLHGSFQDEQGFPPLLIRAMSFEIPVIAPDLPIIKRYIVDRANGVIFRKKDPGSLMRAFSLLISNRKLSRFANMVASSGKLLTKNMLASECIIGYAKLLENLLHFSSDVLLPGPISELHQQTWEWDLFGEEIEQRGREVPNFDQNGSYIRGSSVVYALEDEFSSLNNVKNNSEDEIDFHEFPTKLDWEVLWEIQSNEEFERRETEELEERMERTTGSWDEIYRNARKADKLKFEPNERDEGELERVGQSLCIYEIYNGAGSWPSLHHGSLYRGLSLSTRARRSRSDDVDAVSRLPLLNDTYYRDLLGELGGMFAIANKVDNVHTIPWIGFQSWRASGRKASLSNKAETVLEEITLAEPQGDVIYYWARLELDNGVGGNNDILTFWSMCDILNGGQCRTVFAKVFRQMYGLPPEVEALPPMPEDGGHWSALHNWLMPTRSFVEFVMFSRMFADSLDGLNNDMSNNNTCLLGTSELEKKHCYCRMLELLVNVWAYHSARRMVYIDPRSGSLEEQHPIYQRKELMWAKFFNFTLLKSMDEDLAEAADDEEHPRDGWLWPLTGEVHWQGIYEREREERYRQKMLKKIKTKEKLLERQKNGYKQKTLG, from the exons ATGGGAAGAAATTCGACTTCTCCTCCAGACCCAGAGAATAACAGTGGAGATCAAACAGGAGTAGTTTATTCGATTAGAGATAGGTTTAGGTTGAAGAGAAATCCTATTAATCATTCTGATAATATCAATAACGTTGAagatggaggaggaggaggagatcgGAAAATGGATCGGCAATGGAGAAATCGATCTCATCATAATAGAATCGTTCGTAAGGGTTTTTCATTCAAGATTACCTATTTTTTATACGGTGCTGCTATTTTAGCTTTTTTGGTGTTTGTTGTTGGTTCAATCTCATTACAAACTTCAATTTCTTCTGTTTTTACTTCTGGTAGTGATAGAATTAGTATTTTTACAAGAAAGAATGGATTGAAATATGGAGATAACCTCAAATTTCTTCCTACAacaaaattgttacaaagatTTGATACACAAGCTAGTCTTCTTGACCGATTAAGAATTGAATCCAGAGTTGCTATTCGTCCACCTCGATTAGCTCTT ATCTTAGGAAATATGGATAAGGATCCAGTAACATTGATGCTTTATACAGTGGTGAAGAGTTTAAAGGAACCTGGTTACTCATTTAAG ATGTACGCGGTCGATGATGGTGATGCTGGGCCATTATGGGAGTCAATTGGAGGGCGTGTTTCCATACTGGGTGCCAATAGCTCCCTCTATATTGATTGGTCAAT TTATGAAGGTGTTATTGTGAACTCTCTTGAAGCAAAAGAAGCTATCTCAAG CATCATGCAGGAGCCTTTTTGTTCTATACCACTAATATGGATTGTGGAAGAAGATATACTTGCACGACGTTTTGCAAAGTATGTGGAGATGGGATGGGAACATCTAATTCTTGAGTGGAGAAATGCTTTAAGCAGGGCGGATGTAGTCGTTTTTCCAGATTATTCTTTGCCG TTGTTATATAGTGTTCTTGATACGGGAAACTTCTTCGTAATTCCTGGATCCCCAGTAGATGTGTGGGGCGCAGAAACCTTTGCCAAGTCACATTCGAAATTTCAAGCTAGGAAGGCCAATGGACTCGATAGAGATGATATGGTGATTTTAGTTGTCGGAAGTTCTTTCTTCTATGACAAGCTTTCATGGGACTATGCTGTTGCTATGCATACTATTGGACCGCTGCTAATGAAATTTACAAGGAAGGAGGCTGAAGTATCTTTAAAATTTGTCTTTTTATGTGGAAACTCCACTGATGGATATAATGATGCTTTGCAG GATGTTGCTTCACGCCTAAACCTTCCTCGTGGATCATTGATGCACTATGGTTTGGATGGGGATGTGAACAGTGTACTGTTAATGGCTGATATTGTTCTACATGGATCTTTCCAAGATGAGCAAGGTTTTCCTCCCCTACTGATCAGAGCCATGTCTTTTGAAATCCCTGTTATTGCACCTGATTTGCCAatcataaagagatat ATTGTTGATAGAGCGAATGGTGTCATTTTCAGAAAAAAGGATCCTGGCAGTTTGATGAGAGCCTTCTCACTCTTAATATCAAATAGAAAGCTTTCTAGATTTGCTAATATGGTTGCTTCCTCTGGAAAATTGCTTACGAAAAACATGCTGGCATCAGAATGTATAATTGGTTATGCAAAGCTCCTTGAAAATTTGCTCCATTTCTCCTCGGATGTGTTGCTCCCAGGTCCTATTTCGGAGCTTCATCAGCAAACCTGGGAATGGGATTTATTTGGGGAAGAAATAGAACAGAGAGGCAGGGAAGTTCCCAACTTTGATCAGAATGGCAGTTATATTAGAGGATCAAGCGTTGTGTATGCCCTAGAAGATGAATTTTCCAGCCTCAACAATGTGAAAAATAATTCAGAGGATGAAATAGATTTTCACGAGTTCCCTACCAAATTAGATTGGGAAGTGTTGTGGGAAATTCAAAGTAATGAAGAGTTTGAAAGGCGAGAAACAGAGGAG CTTGAAGAAAGGATGGAGAGAACAACTGGTTCATGGGATGAGATATATCGTAATGCTCGCAAAGCTGATAAGCTTAAATTTGAACCAAATGAAAGAGACGAAGGAGAGCTAGAAAGGGTAGGCCAGTCGTTATGTATTTATGAGATTTACAATGGAGCTGGTTCCTGGCCATCTTTACACCATGGTTCTTTGTACCGCGGGTTGAGTCTA tcTACTAGAGCACGGAGATCAAgatctgatgatgttgatgcagTTAGTCGCCTTCCTCTCCTGAATGATACCTACTATAGGGATCTTCTTGGTGAGCTTGGAGGCATGTTTGCTATTGCAAATAAGGTGGATAATGTTCACACTATACCTTGGATTGGGTTCCAGTCATGGCGTGCTTCAGGAAGGAAG GCTTCTCTGTCAAATAAAGCTGAAACTGTACTAGAAGAAATTACTCTGGCCGAGCCTCAAGGAGATGTTATCTATTACTGGGCGCGTTTGGAGCTAGACAATGGAGTGGGAGGGAACAATGACATACTTACTTTCTGGTCTATGTGTGACATTCTAAACGGGGGTCAATGCAG GACGGTATTTGCCAAAGTCTTCCGCCAGATGTATGGCTTACCACCAGAAGTAGAAGCTCTGCCTCCCATGCCCGAGGATGGTGGTCACTGGTCTGCATTGCATAATTGGTTGATGCCAACACGTTCCTTTGTAGAATTTGTCATGTTTTCAAG GATGTTTGCTGATTCACTTGATGGCTTGAACAATGATATGAGTAACAACAATACATGTTTGTTAGGGACTTCAGAACTAGAG AAGAAGCACTGTTATTGTAGAATGTTGGAACTTTTGGTCAATGTTTGGGCATACCACAGTGCTAGAAGGATGGTTTACATTGATCCGAGATCAGGATCACTTGAAGAGCAGCACCCAATTTATCAGCGCAAGGAATTAATGTGGGCCAAGTTCTTTAATTTTACACTGCTGAAGAGTATGGATGAGGATCTAGCAGAAGCAGCAGATGACGAAGAGCATCCGAGGGATGGATGGCTGTGGCCTTTAACAGGGGAAGTGCATTGGCAAGGAATTTATGAACGAGAGAGAGAAGAGAGATACCGGCAGAAGATGCTTAAGAAGATAAAGACCAAAGAGAAACTTTTGGAAAGGCAGAAGAATGGTTACAAGCAAAAGACACTTGGGTGA